Proteins found in one Pelmatolapia mariae isolate MD_Pm_ZW linkage group LG7, Pm_UMD_F_2, whole genome shotgun sequence genomic segment:
- the si:ch1073-390k14.1 gene encoding deoxyribodipyrimidine photo-lyase, translating into MPPSGADAQATVKWWLGEVLEGREDPEGFFAMCVSILGHLETRSQFLSLIEPLSTGDRLLHASLTSIYQEYFTKTEDDELELALALSLLDMKGHPLQSPSQESQPLQSGDAQNQRGSVQRNSILKPEGSNCTNQTGSWNRESPPQTAREMEFQISTYPNKQTLGTGQTVCVSEQEGDVDQSQKPKRSKNRRQRRKCTGQHLVGLPRSPSAPPPVLLWFRRDLRLCDNPALVASLEVGAPVIPVFIWSPEEEEGTGITVAMGGACKYWLHQALLCFCSSLEHIGSCLVFLKANGEITSAESSLKALKELIKETGARTVLANALYEPWLKERDDLVVSALQKQGVECKMFHSYCLRDPYSVTTEGVGLRGIGSVSHFMSCCRQNPGTAVGVPLDPPVSLPTPAHWPKGVCLDELGLACMPRRKDGTTVDWAVNIRKTWDFSEGGAQACLEAFLHDGVYRYEKESGRADAPNTSCLSPYLHFGQLSPRWLMWDAKGARCRPLKFQRKLAWRDLAYWQLTLFPDLPWESIRPPYKALRWSSDRGHLKAWQRGRTGYPLVDAAMRQLWQTGWMNNYMRHIVASFLIAYLHLPWQEGYRWFQDTLVDADVAIDAMMWQNGGMCGLDHWNFVMHPVDAAMTCDPYGTYVRKWCPELADLPDELIHKPWKSPASMLRRAGVVFGQSYPERIITDLEERRNQSLQDVALVRREFEQYVDKRSGCDLVPLPPRLVSEALGLSHKDGTVVTQGKQFLLPVITRMEFKHQHEDPDADATSNPYNAVLKGYVSRKRDETIAFLNERDFTASVMHEAVQRKERLNSDYRRMEGLPPPLSPRGRARRTPTAKDRFSIVPGGAVTFLK; encoded by the exons ATGCCTCCTTCAGGAGCTGATGCCCAAGCCACAGTGAAATGGTGGTTAGGGGAAGTACTGGAGGGTCGAGAGGATCCCGAGGGTTTCTTCGCCATGTGTGTGTCCATCCTGGGGCACCTAGAGACCCGCTCACAGTTTCTGTCCCTCATCGAGCCTCTGTCCACGGGTGACAGACTCCTGCACGCCAGTCTCACCTCCATCTATCAGGAATATTTCACCAAG ACTGAAGATGACGAGCTGGAACTTGCTTTGGCTCTCTCTCTACTGGATATGAAAGGTCACCCTCTGCAGTCTCCCAGCCAAGAATCCCAACCACTGCAGTCTGGAGATGCTCAAAATCAGAGAGGATCTGTTCAGCGGAATTCCATATTAAAGCCTGAAGGAAGCAACTGCACCAATCAAACTGGATCCTGGAACAGAGAGAGTCCACCGCAGACAGCCAGAGAGATGGAGTTTCAAATAAGTACGTATCCTAATAAGCAGACACTCGGAACAGGtcagactgtgtgtgtctcagaaCAGGAGGGAGATGTGGATCAATCACAGAAACCAAAACGCTCTAAGAATAGGCGGCAGAGGCGAAAATGTACTGGCCAGCACCTTGTAGGTTTACCCCGCTCTCCATCAGCACCACCACCAGTGTTACTGTGGTTCAGGAGGGATTTGCGGCTGTGTGACAATCCTGCTCTCGTGGCGTCACTAGAAGTGGGTGCACCTGTCATACCTGTCTTCATCTGGAGCCCTGAAGAAGAGGAGGGAACGGGCATTACAGTGGCTATGGGAGGAGCTT GTAAATATTGGTTGCATCAggcattgttgtgtttttgttcatctttggaGCACATCGGTAGCTGTCTTGTCTTCCTCAAGGCAAATGGGGAGATAACAAGTGCTGAATCTTCTCTGAAGGCACTTAAGGAGCTGATAAAAGAGACTGGGGCAAGAACAGTGCTGGCTAATGCCTTGTATGAGCCCTGGCTGAAGGAGAGAGATGATCTGGTAGTATCAGCTCTGCAGAAACAAGGTGTTGAATGCAAGATGTTTCACTCTTATTGTCTCAGAGACCCTTATTCTGTCACAACGGAGGGTGTTGGCCTTCGAG GAATAGGTTCAGTGTCTCACTTCATGAGCTGCTGCAGACAGAACCCAGGAACCGCAGTGGGAGTTCCCCTGGACCCTCCGGTATCTCTCCCTACACCTGCCCACTGGCCAAAGGGGGTTTGTTTGGATGAACTAGGCTTGGCATGCATGCCCCGCAGGAAGGATGGCACAACG GTTGACTGGGCAGTGAATATTAGAAAGACCTGGGATTTTAGTGAAGGAGGAGCGCAAGCCTGTCTAGAGGCCTTTCTTCATGATG gTGTGTATAGATATGAAAAAGAGTCAGGCAGGGCAGATGCTCCAAACACCAGCTGCTTGTCGCCCTATCTTCATTTTGGTCAGCTCAGTCCACGCTGGTTAATGTGGGATGCCAAAGGAGCACGTTGTCGACCCCTAAAGTTCCAACGCAAATTGGCGTGGAGAGATTTGGCTTACTGGCAGCTCACGCTGTTTCCTGACCTCCCATGGGAATCCATCAGACCTCCATACAAG GCTTTGCGGTGGAGCAGCGATCGGGGCCACCTCAAGGCATGGCAGCGAGGACGAACAGGCTACCCTCTGGTCGATGCAGCCATGAGGCAGCTGTGGCAGACAGGCTGGATGAACAACTACATGAGACATATAGTGGCATCTTTTCTCATAGCATATCTTCATCTGCCTTGGCAAGAAGGCTATCGCTGGTTCCAG GACACCCTGGTGGATGCAGATGTTGCCATAGATGCAATGATGTGGCAGAATGGGGGCATGTGTGGCCTGGATCACTGGAACTTTGTCATGCACCCTGTTGACGCAGCAATGACCTGTGACCCCTACGGTACCTATGTTAGGAAATGGTGTCCTGAACTTGCAGATTTGCCTGACGAGCTTATTCACAAACCCTGGAAATCTCCTGCATCCATGCTGCGGCGTGCAG GTGTGGTGTTTGGCCAGTCGTATCCCGAGCGAATAATTACAGATCTCGAGGAGCGAAGGAATCAGTCTCTGCAGGATGTAGCTTTGGTGCGCAGGGAGTTTGAACAGTATGTGGACAAACGCTCAGGCTGCGATTTGGTGCCTTTGCCCCCACGCCTGGTCTCTGAGGCTTTGGGTTTATCACACAAGGATGGGACTGTGGTGACACAAGGAAAGCAGTTCCTGTTGCCTGTCATCACTCGCATGGAATTCAAACACCAGCATGAAGATCCGGATGCTGATGCCACATCAAACCCCTACAACGCAGTTTTAAAAGGATACGTGAGCCGAAAGAGGGACGAGACCATTGCTTTCCTTAATGAGAGAGACTTCACTGCCAGTGTAATGCATGAGGCAGTCCAAAGAAAGGAGAGGCTCAACAGCGATTATCGGAGAATGGAGGGGCTCCCGCCGCCTCTTTCACCTCGAGGCAGGGCCAGACGAACTCCCACAGCCAAGGACAGGTTCTCTATAGTACCGGGTGGGGCAGTCACTTTTCTAAAGTGA
- the LOC134631439 gene encoding zinc finger homeobox protein 4-like, giving the protein MDSGEGGGGDGGGGEERDADLSPQALSLPLLTLAVIPEQGSSSHTSAMAPTKEPLTLPQQEEEGTERSQAREETQGGEQKEGGRHSRENGVRQRQGMREDFGEGYLSGQNKEEGEVLVGIGEASVTGGLPAALNRRGRKEEKEEEEAISNQSQTKSKCSLLPQQSQHSSSSSTAKASGTLDSKIAASPKPSPTPSPSPKPSPFFPISPKHFSCPSSSSAVLSETEVKEIKGNQGWISGFPQSFRSQQSSLAFPLAGTEPASTPAEDDGLAGVPHSSISNGDGAKAPEPNDSQLDTEVDDERDKEREQKEAVLKNHNQDLSPTSLTGHMTIMHSRNSCKTLKCPKCNWHYKSQHTLQVHMKEKHPETGGQCVCGTSEGKCVCGGSTRGVCVYCRSGKPHPRLARGETYACGYKPYRCEVCDYATSSKGNLSIHMQSDKHLNNVQNGGNLNGHMHTSHITNSSSSSNGHEVDEQPYSKLTLSIPAPTTQPAKLTPPAHSHSHGKRWRCDVCDYETSIARNLRIHTTSEKHTHNMLRLQRGYYLSHCRSLAPQLKHLQNTGAELSLNMRLTSQQVAEQPVTLGSTLTPSPSPSPSPPPAPSLSPTGPLSQGVFQCLVCSCFSSDSLESVEQHLNAPRSLPQSEWCSLVAGGCHCRLCGYTTPLRANFSLHCQTDRHRTRYQLAAHLQEGGDRGQEGAALIAKGNPIQLRCNLCDYVTSSLEKLRGHSLSSHHEASVRVYRFLQQYDGEVDGGSWLFHCLLCNHSSSSKLQVLKHSQTPTHQQREGLLQLQPMGGEELAAIFTIRKSPDGVTGELSEDMETSSESCSGPLDTTKDTCNLGAKKISAETEKNRVEEGEKKESVPSVKRPSSGCGEMENTILTKRPRTHQQNENQQTVQCPLCQVKLPYTQLRQHLTHVHSVAQDCVDKLISTVATPMEQPQPQLETELQADSLTDDIQKNKTTKNSNANSSHAADSCASTNSLKNKGISVESTEGDVAAPKDVTALLTPPLEDNTTHPSNGRLAPQSPTQIPPSSPPTSPPSDPPPLSDRHGYRFRCSRCSLAFPTQEKLQLHWQYHAMRAATECPLCSRQCRSQEALQRHMQNTHSQLDSTQEQNTLLPPHTVQYTENNKNSAQQDFSLSPQVGQEAGEGEDEDIDEEAISMEGKEEQKDVKNEKKGMVSEVDGGEEDLTEPEKGPHEEILSELGSSSLVKKSSNPTMDRYLDPSRPYKCTTCSESFTQKTILLVHYNSVSHLHRARRALQETGTSVAAPEAPRGPDPRPYRCRLCGVGYSQSSTLDIHLRSVLHQTRARAAQNPTSQTPASTVAVPQSVPTTATQAATTREETLKSLPFTKRPDGVSSSNSSLAGSGLVADAQSILSNPTESPQAKKRVSDLLASRNQLMLIQQQQIAQAQVQAQLQQHTALLQSQVMQHLPLGPENLLKQHFSLTPDNLLSLQQQLLLPFYMSGEMKLNPEFIVSSPECSHLISASSILKEQVKTEAKRETQTDEKQTQKQSSSSVNTQPKDLSQCEAKVDAVCNDPPTNQTEKENNNSSFEEEKREMHAPVVKNESREEEAVSSSFHLLGLQCPPPRVPYAAVNGEPLRALLQSYGYELALQYIQSRHKHQQQTATQKIPDKQEFSDINKMEVCSEEERDLFCKLQAGKIEGCDKGVEGNGNIERLTEEKSENRGKESTNKEKKCCERGKKCRDCGKFFSDALILKSHQEYIHRMLFPTAVLERFSREYRLQYDQMYPLTQPKSEEDSAVCAQVPPPAPAPASVACSESEQAPEPMKAQVKTLESSPGSEPMNKSDSTASDLTVTAPSASPASPGQPLDFSQHETPIQISTTPAAPISQNTPPLPLPLPKIPMLPLSLPQLSIPPLPLPKLPLPPIPFPMELPLLPPVVMQSVALQPQPWLDSSVNPELAKLYQSQLNPALLGQQPQLSPALLAQQSQLSPALLAQQSQLSPALLGQPPQLNPALLGQPSQPSPIQAGQQSQVSPTIPEQQQGKRTRTRISEEQLAVLKKHFNINSLPNDEEINKMSASSGLPHKVIKHWFRNTLFKERQRDKDSPYNFNNPPTTALEDSREDIAQNQSLALSPCSLSPGLPHNASPQPQTTDLHRGEHHRGRRSSRTRFTEQQLETLQGVFEATPYPREEEYDRLSALLSLPNRVIVVWFQNARQRARKNQDRGTDDGLEVKSQLDNIHKQRNGCYQNDDNNQDNSCEDEGQGDSQNENSMDLTYEYYTQPDSPALDSSTHCTESEHPVAKGEPTPAQKKQEDKISSPRTNINTAPDNTEKRISDAEIQHKETIPAMKTGFSLQPETKLPTEGTLERSQPLATSSLQKTVHTTSHPDQVNTHNPPSDQAAEKAPETSPSLPSALESETSHTDTAACPSTETHQQTQLQTQAQFQCNLCPASLPSFQLWQEHQTRHLLAAQSQVQLLHSSFTDRTMPYMMLHPNHPLMASQMLSQIHSNPTLPMISHLNSIQMKNTLSDHSSNTLTNPLTTIKQGTAHISETGFEGQRGSREVEEEHRRDKRQRTTITPEQLEVLYQRYSLDSNPTRGVLESIARDVGLTRRVVQVWFQNTRARERKGQFRSMGPGSSFSLGLNHLRCPFCRALFKVKSALDAHMRSRHWAEAERAGFNLTMSNGSSGQSGMAMSVMDRPGPSISSSPIPNHGHVISNRESSMKLPLTTLPSTTLLNNPEEDDEYEEDDEEYPCEEGSSMADQGSLSPEGSVGPSSDWGETQTLQQHHHQQQQRQRTQMSHFQLLQLKDFYRSHRTPNRQECETLGQELGLPHRVVQVWFQNARAKEKRARSLSSDSAEREHAELSAGTGERDRA; this is encoded by the exons CAAAGAGCCCCTGACCCTGCctcagcaggaggaggagggcacAGAGCGGTCCCAGGCTAGAGAAGAGACCCAGGGAGGAGAGCAGAAAGAAGGAGGCCGACATTCACGGGAAAATGGAGTGCGTCAAAGGCAGGGGATGAGGGAAGACTTCGGGGAGGGATATTTGTCAGGGCAAAACAAGGAAGAAGGGGAGGTGCTTGTAGGTATAGGAGAGGCATCAGTTACAGGGGGCCTCCCAGCAGCCCTCAACAGAAGAGGCAGAAAGgaggagaaggaagaggaggaggccaTCTCAAACCAAAGCCAAACCAAATCCAAATGTTCTTTATTACCTCAACAGAGCCAGCACAGCTCTTCTTCCAGCACTGCAAAGGCCAGTGGCACACTCGACAGCAAAATAGCCGCCTCTCCAAAGCCCTCCCCCACTCCTTCCCCCTCTCCAAAGccctcccccttttttcccATTTCTCCAAAGCACTTCAGTTGTCCGTCCTCCTCTTCTGCCGTGCTGagcgagacagaggtaaaagaAATTAAGGGAAATCAGGGCTGGATTTCTGGGTTTCCTCAGAGCTTTAGATCCCAGCAGTCTTCTCTGGCTTTTCCACTGGCAGGTACAGAGCCTGCCAGTACACCTGCTGAGGATGATGGTCTGGCAGGGGTTCCTCATTCTTCCATTTCCAATGGAGATGGTGCCAAAGCTCCAGAACCAAATGACAGCCAGCTAGACACCGAGGTGGATGAtgagagagacaaagaaagagaaCAGAAAGAAGCTGTCCTTAAAAACCACAACCAAGACCTCTCTCCTACTTCACTGACTGGTCACATGACTATAATGCACTCACGTAATTCCTGCAAAACCCTGAAATGCCCCAAATGTAACTGGCACTACAAGTCTCAGCATACGCTGCAAGTCCACATGAAGGAAAAACATCCAGAGACGGGaggccagtgtgtgtgtggcacatCTGagggaaagtgtgtgtgtggtggttcAACAcgaggtgtgtgtgtatactgcAGGTCGGGGAAACCCCATCCGCGTTTAGCCCGGGGTGAAACCTACGCCTGCGGCTACAAACCCTACCGCTGTGAGGTGTGTGACTATGCTACCTCATCGAAAGGCAACCTCAGCATACACATGCAGTCAGACAAACACCTTAATAATGTTCAAAATGGGGGAAACTTGAACGGCCACATGCACACTTCTCATATTACTAacagcagcagctcctccaATGGTCACGAAGTGGATGAGCAGCCATACAGCAAGCTGACACTCTCTATCCCTGCACCTACTACCCAGCCTGCCAAGCTCACTCCACCTGCACACTCCCACTCTCATGGTAAGCGGTGGCGATGCGACGTGTGCGACTATGAGACCAGCATTGCCCGCAACCTGCGCATACACACCACCAgcgagaaacacacacataacatGCTACGGCTCCAGAGAGGTTACTATCTGTCTCACTGCAGGAGCCTTGCCCCACAGcttaaacacctgcaaaacacaG GTGCCGAGCTTTCACTGAACATGCGACTGACCAGTCAACAAGTCGCAGAACAGCCAGTTACCCTTGGGTCTACACTGACTCCATCTCCCTCCCCTTCCCCATCTCCCCCTCCAGCTCCATCTCTGTCCCCCACTGGACCCCTTTCCCAGGGTGTCTTCCAATGCCTTGTCTGCTCCTGCTTTTCGTCCGACAGCTTAGAGTCTGTGGAGCAGCACCTAAATGCTCCCCGTTCCTTGCCCCAGTCTGAGTGGTGCTCCCTAGTTGCCGGTGGTTGCCACTGCAGGCTGTGCGGTTACACCACCCCGCTGAGGGCTAACTTCTCCTTGCACTGTCAGACCGACAGACACCGCACCCGCTACCAGCTTGCTGCTCACCTCCAGGAGGGGGGAGACAGGGGTCAGGAGGGGGCTGCCCTCATTGCTAAGGGCAACCCCATCCAGCTGAGGTGCAACCTGTGTGACTACGTGACCAGCAGCTTGGAGAAGCTCAGAGGGCATTCCCTCAGTTCACACCACGAGGCGAGCGTCCGGGTTTACAGA TTCCTGCAGCAGTATGATGGTGAGGTCGATGGAGGTTCGTGGCTGTTCCATTGTCTTCTATGCaaccactcctcctcttctaaACTCCAAGTACTGAAACACAGTCAAACCCCAACCCATCAACAGCGGGAAGGGCTACTACAGCTGCAGCCAATGGGTGGAGAGGAGCTGGCAGCCATTTTTACCATTAGGAAGAGCCCTGATGGTGTCACGG GAGAGCTCAGTGAAGATATGGAAACTTCCAGCGAGTCCTGCTCTGGTCCTTTGGACACAACCAAAGACACATGTAACTTGGGGGCAAAGAAGATTTCTGCAGAGACAG aaaaaaatagagtggaggaaggagaaaaaaaggagtcAGTGCCCTCAGTCAAGCGTCCGTCATCTGGATGCGGGGAAATGGAAAACACCATCTTAACCAAACGCCCTAGAACACACCAGCAAAATGAGAACCAGCAG ACTGTCCAGTGCCCTTTGTGCCAGGTTAAACTCCCATACACCCAACTTCGACAGCACCTCACACATGTGCACAGTGTGGCGCAGGACTGTGTAGACAAGCTCATCAGCACA GTCGCAACACCCATGGAACAACCGCAGCCTCAGCTGGAGACAGAACTACAGGCAGATTCTCTCACAGATGatattcagaaaaataaaaccacCAAGAATAGCAATGCAAATAGCTCCCATGCTGCAGATTCCTGTGCTTCAACCAATTCTCTGAAAAACAAAG GCATTTCAGTGGAGAGCACTGAGGGAGATGTAGCCGCACCCAAAGATGTCACAGCTCTTCTCACCCCACCCCTAGAAGACAACACCACTCACCCTTCCAATGGCAGATTGGCTCCCCAATCCCCGACTCAGATCCCCCCCTCCTCGCCTCCCACCTCACCACCCAGtgacccccctcccctttctgATCGTCATGGTTACCGGTTCCGTTGCAGCAGGTGCAGCTTGGCGTTCCCCACTCAGGAGAAGCTCCAGCTGCATTGGCAGTACCATGCCATGAGGGCGGCGACAGAGTGCCCCCTCTGTTCTAGACAATGCCGCAGTCAGGAGGCCCTGCAGAGACACATGCAGAACACGCACTCACAGCTGGACAGCACACAGGAACAGAATACGCTCTTGCCACCTCATACTGTGCAATACACGGAGAATAACAAGAATTCAGCTCAACAAGATTTTAGTTTATCACCCCAAGTGGGTCAAgaagcaggagagggagaggatgaAGACATAGATGAAGAAGCAATAAGCATGGAGGGAAAAGAGGAACAAAaagatgttaaaaatgagaagaaaggCATGGTTTCTGAAGTGGATGGAGGTGAGGAGGATTTAACTGAGCCAGAGAAAGGGCCACATGAGGAGATCTTATCAGAACTTGGTTCCAGCTCTCTTGTCAAAAAGAGCTCTAACCCCACAATGGACCGTTATCTGGATCCATCCAGGCCCTATAAGTGCACCACATGTTCTGAATCTTTTACTCAGAAAACAATCCTTCTGGTCCATTATAACTCTGTGTCCCATCTCCACCGGGCCAGACGAGCCCTGCAGGAAACTGGCACTAGTGTTGCTGCTCCAGAGGCTCCCCGCGGCCCAGATCCTAGACCATACCGCTGCCGATTGTGTGGAGTGGGCTATAGCCAGAGTTCCACACTGGATATACACCTTCGATCAGTCCTTCATCAGACTAGAGCTCGTGCCGCTCAGAATCCCACATCACAGACGCCTGCATCTACTGTAGCTGTTCCACAGTCTGTCCCCACTACAGCTACTCAGGCTGCTACCACTAGAGAAGAAACATTGAAGAGTTTGCCTTTCACCAAGAGGCCAGATGGCGTGAGCTCGTCAAATTCTTCACTAGCTGGTTCTGGCTTAGTAGCTGACGCCCAGTCGATCCTGTCCAACCCAACAGAGAGCCCGCAGGCTAAAAAGCGAGTGTCAGATCTTCTAGCTTCAAGAaaccagctaatgctaatacaaCAGCAGCAGATAGCCCAGGCACAGGTCCAAGCTCAGTTACAGCAGCACACAGCTTTGCTCCAGTCTCAAGTTATGCAGCACCTTCCCTTAGGGCCAGAGAATCTCCTTAAACAACACTTCTCCCTGACCCCAGACAATTTGCTTTCTCTTCAGCAGCAACTTCTTCTGCCCTTTTACATGTCTGGAGAAATGAAGCTCAACCCAGAGTTCATTGTTAGTAGCCCAGAATGTAGCCACTTGATATCTGCCAGCTCTATCCTGAAAGAGCAGGTTAAGACAGAGGCTAAAAGGGAGACTCAAACAGATGAGAAACAAACCCAGAAACAAAGTTCAAGTTCAGTTAATACCCAACCAAAGGATCTTTCACAGTGTGAAGCAAAGGTTGATGCAGTCTGCAATGACCCCCCTACTaaccagacagaaaaagaaaacaacaattcTAGTTTTGAGGAAGAAAAACGAGAAATGCATGCTCCTGTTGTTAAAAATGAGAGTCGGGAGGAGGAAGCCGTTTCTTCCTCATTTCATCTTCTTGGATTGCAGTGTCCTCCTCCCAGAGTGCCCTATGCTGCTGTGAATGGGGAGCCTCTCAGAGCCCTGCTGCAGAGTTATGGCTATGAGTTAGCACTGCAGTATATACAGAGTAGACACAAGCACCAGCAGCAGACAGCCACTCAAAAAATACCAGATAAGCAAGAGTTTTCTGATATAAACAAGATGGAAGTATGCTCAGAAGAGGAAAGAGATCTATTTTGTAAACTGCAGGCTGGAAAGATTGAGGGCTGTGACAAAGGAGTGGAAGGCAATGGAAACATAGAAAGGTTGACAGAAGAGAAAAGTGAGAATAGAGGCAAAGAATCGACTAATAAAGAGAAGAAATGCTGTGAAAGAGGGAAGAAGTGTAGAGACTGTGGTAAGTTCTTTTCAGATGCATTGATTTTAAAAAGCCACCAGGAGTATATTCACAGAATGCTGTTCCCCACTGCTGTCCTGGAGAGGTTTTCCAGAGAATACAGGCTTCAGTATGACCAGATGTACCCACTTACACAACCTAAATCTGAAGAGGATTCAGCTGTTTGTGCCCAAGTTCCACCTCCAGCTCCAGCTCCTGCTTCAGTTGCATGCTCAGAATCAGAACAAGCACCAGAACCAATGAAGGCTCAAGTTAAAACCCTTGAATCTTCACCAGGTTCAGAACCCATGAATAAATCAGATTCTACAGCTTCAGACCTAACAGTAACTGCCCCTTCAGCTTCTCCTGCTTCTCCTGGTCAACCTCTAGATTTTTCACAGCACGAGACACCCATCCAGATCTCAACCACACCTGCTGCCCCTATTTCCCAGAACACTCCCCCTTTACCTCTTCCCTTACCCAAAATACCTATGCTCCCTCTTTCCTTGCCTCAACTTTCTATACCACCACTACCCCTACCAAAGCTTCCTCTACCACCAATTCCTTTTCCCATGGAGCTACCGCTCCTCCCTCCTGTTGTAATGCAGTCTGTGGCTCTTCAGCCCCAGCCTTGGTTAGACTCAAGTGTAAACCCTGAGCTGGCAAAACTCTACCAGTCTCAGCTTAACCCTGCACTGCTGGGGCAACAACCACAGCTTAGCCCAGCTTTGTTAGCTCAGCAGTCACAGCTGAGCCCAGCTTTGTTAGCTCAGCAGTCACAGCTGAGCCCAGCTTTGTTAGGTCAGCCTCCACAGCTCAATCCTGCATTGCTTGGCCAACCATCCCAACCCAGCCCTATCCAAGCAGGACAGCAAAGTCAAGTCAGTCCAACAATACCTGAACAGCAGCAGGGGAAGAGAACCCGAACGCGCATCTCTGAAGAACAACTAGCTGTTCTAAAGAAACACTTCAATATTAACAGTCTCCCTAATGATGAAGAGATCAACAAGATGTCTGCTTCGTCCGGTCTGCCTCACAAAGTCATCAAACACTGGTTCCGCAACACCTTATTTAAAGAGCGCCAGCGAGACAAGGATTCTccttataattttaataacccCCCAACCACAGCCCTGGAGGACTCCAGAGAGGATATAGCACAAAACCAGTCTCTGGCGCTTTCCCCATGTTCACTGTCCCCTGGGCTCCCACACAACGCTTCCCCACAGCCTCAGACAACAGACCTGCATAGAGGAGAACACCATAGGGGCCGACGCTCTTCACGAACCCGCTTTACGGAGCAGCAGCTGGAAACCCTGCAGGGGGTGTTTGAGGCCACTCCCTACCCCAGAGAGGAAGAATATGACAGGTTGTCTGCTCTGTTATCTCTCCCTAACAGGGTCATTGTTGTGTGGTTCCAAAATGCCAGGCAGAGAGCCCGCAAAAATCAAGACCGAGGCACTGATGATGGATTAGAGGTGAAGAGCCAGCTTGACAACATACACAAGCAGCGAAATGGCTGCTATCAGAATGATGATAATAATCAGGATAATAGCTGTGAGGATGAAGGACAAGGTGACTCTCAGAATGAAAACTCCATGGATCTGACGTACGAGTATTACACCCAACCTGACTCACCTGCCCTTGATTCTTCTACTCACTGCACAGAAAGTGAGCATCCTGTAGCCAAAGGTGAACCGACACCTGCTCAAAAGAAGCAAGAAGATAAAATAAGTTCACCTCGAACTAACATAAACACAGCTCCTgataatactgaaaaaagaatTTCAGATGCAGAAATCCAGCATAAAGAAACTATTCCAGCCATGAAAACAGGGTTTTCTCTACAACCTGAGACCAAATTGCCAACAGAAGGTACTCTAGAAAGATCCCAGCCTCTTGCTACTTCCTCTTTACAGAAAACAGTACACACTACATCTCATCCAGACCAGGTGAATACACACAACCCTCCTTCAGATCAAGCTGCTGAAAAGGCTCCTGAGACATCACCCAGCCTCCCTTCTGCTCTAGAGTCTGAAACAAGTCACACTGATACTGCAGCTTGCCCATCCACTGAAACCCATCAGCAAACCCAGCTCCAAACCCAGGCTCAATTCCAGTGCAATCTCTGTCCAGCATCCTTGCCATCGTTCCAGCTGTGGCAGGAACATCAGACCAGACATCTCCTAGCAGCTCAATCCCAGGTGCAACTCCTCCACTCCAGCTTCACAGACCGAACAATGCCTTATATGATGCTTCACCCCAACCATCCCTTAATGGCGAGCCAAATGCTTTCCCAGATACACTCAAATCCCACACTTCCCATGATTTCGCACTTAAACAGCATACAAATGAAGAATACACTCTCTGATCACTCTAGTAACACCCTTACAAATCCCCTGACAACCATAAAGCAGGGTACAGCGCATATATCAGAGACCGGTTTTGAGGGCCAAAGGGGCAGCAGAGAGGTTGAGGAGGAGCACAGAAGAGATAAACGTCAGAGAACCACCATCACTCCAGAACAACTTGAAGTGTTGTATCAGCGCTACAGCTTGGATTCTAACCCCACCAGAGGAGTCCTCGAAAGCATTGCACGCGATGTTGGTCTCACGAGACGAGTGGTTCAG GTTTGGTTTCAGAATaccagagcgagagagagaaaagggcaGTTCCGGTCAATGGGGCCAGGATCCAGTTTCAGCTTGGGTTTGAACCACTTGCGATGCCCATTCTGCAGGGCTCTCTTCAAGGTGAAAAGTGCTCTAGATGCACACATGCGGTCACGCCACTGGGCAGAGGCTGAAAGAGCAGGCTTCAACTTAACAATGAGCAATGGATCCAGTGGGCAGTCTGGGATGGCTATGTCTGTCATGGACAGACCAGGTCCATCGATATCCTCCAGCCCAATCCCAAACCACGGCCATGTCATCAGCAACCGAGAGTCAAGTATGAAGTTACCCCTAACTACTTTGCCTTCAACCACTCTTCTAAACAACCCCGAGGAGGATGATGAGTATGAGGAAGATGATGAGGAATACCCGTGTGAGGAGGGTTCCAGTATGGCTGACCAAGGGTCTCTTAGTCCTGAAGGATCTGTGGGTCCAAGCTCAGACTGGGGTGAGACACAAACTCTGCAGCAGCACCACCATCAACAACAGCAGCGCCAAAGGACACAGATGAGCCACTTCCAGTTACTCCAGCTGAAAGACTTTTACAGAAGCCATCGCACACCCAACCGACAAGAGTGTGAGACACTGGGGCAGGAGCTGGGTCTGCCTCACCGTGTGGTGCAG GTTTGGTTCCAAAATGCCAGAGCTAAGGAGAAGAGGGCCAGGAGCCTGAGCTCTGACTCTGCTGAGAGGGAGCATGCTGAGCTCTCGGCGGGAAcaggggagagagacagagcttaG